The nucleotide window ATTGAGTCGTCCCAAGGGCGGCGGAGATTCCAGCTCAAAGACCACAAGTCGCAAAGATAAAGGTAAGCTAACGGGATGTAAGTCATTCCATTTTACTTTGCTTGATTaactttgattaaattttaaaaacttgtaCAATTGTAacatacataataatttttaagttgTTATCTCATATCGCTCAAAATGCATGGTGCTCCAAATATTTCTTACTTTCCActttaaatttacaacaattcAATTATTATACTTTCAGGTATTTACGATGAAGAAGGAGGTTATGCCCCTGTACATCCTGACGAAACCGATGAAGAAGAGGAGGAGGAGGAAGAGGAAGAAATTGATATTCAACAGCAATTCACTGAAGTTTCTGAAATACGTTTCccgggcgaaatcggaccattgggcGATAGGCGATTATGTAAAATACGTTGCGTCAAAGGAAAATGGGTCGGTCCCTTATGCGCCACCAATGAGGAGGGTAAGTGGTGAAAAGCCAACATGCACTCAAACAGCTACATCAAAGCATCGCAAACATTACGGGCATTACCAACTCGAAAAACGTTACAGCAAATACACAAATCATGAAgcaatataaacacatatactcgtacatacatacgtagaaATTAACACGTGACAGCATAAATAGATAtaaatacatagtacatatttagCGGCTAATAAAACGACACATTTTCACAACAGCAATCATTTATATGCACTTCAATGAgaatttatggaaaattaaacaaaaaaaaaagtttgcaaataacagtaaattcAGGAGAAaaattcacatacacacacacacgaaagtAGTAAGACCTGCAGTATTATTTACCAATAAACATGTATACATCTAAGCCTAATTGTAACCAAATGCCGCAtttaataacatacatacatacttacatataatctaacaatttacatacatatttacaactgcAGTAGATGGAATAAAGCAATGCAAgccaaataaatatgatttctgAGTACACTGACAATGCacacattttgttttaattttacaacAGTAAACCGAATTTACtcgtacatacctacatatatgtatatgtacatagtaataAGAAAACtctgatacatatatgtatcttcaCTTGATTCCTATTtacatttgtacatttgtatttgtatatataaagtcTGAAGCAGTTCATtgaatatgtaatttattttgaaaatttctcacAAATTTGTAACCCATTGCCGTAGACGATAATGGAAATGTGAAATTTCAGCCTCTGTACAAGAGTTGCCATGTGAATCGAATTCCGCCGCATTTGCTATTGAGCTATCGAAATATTTCAGTGGTAAGTTGTGAACAATATCCGCAATACACAAGAACATAGTGGAAATGAGAGTGCTCTATGACAACATTTCACCTCTCGGAATGTTAATatcctcacatacatacatacatacaaacacgtaCATACCCACTTGTACGCTCATTCGCAAACATTTGTTAGGTACATCACAAATTCTACACAGAAGTCAGAATGTTTGAAAGTGCAACGATTCATATGCAATTGCTATTAATTTTGCCAAATGGatatacacacccacacatacatacatatctacatgcatACTCGTACCTATATATTAGAATTTATCTGTTGTTAAAAgcttttcatcgaaaatatgttGGTCTACTCTGTGTCAATATGTGATTAATAAAGCAAAGTGGgaatcataaatttttttgatagtTTTAAAAGCTCTCAAACTAGTTTGCTTTTCTTTGCACACACCCTTTGTATGCTCTTTTTATTCACATCATATCTTTATCACTCGCTACTTCttctatatatactcgtatttatgtatgtacatatataattgttggTTCACCTTTCGTAATCTTTGTTAATTTCTAATAAGCACGCTCCGATTCTATCTCACCCATTATAAGTACGTTCTTACGTTACTCATGCGTATCGTGCGCAAACCAAAATTTCTTTTTcgtcttatttaattttctttcttgCAGACCCCGATACCGTCCATAAGAGGGTCGCGTCGCAATCGAACTTCCAAATCGACTTTTATTTCCAATACACAAATTGTGAGTTTTAACGTCTTAAACAATTTCGAGTCAATCGCAATGCAAAACGCCTATTCCACACTCGCATCTTCCGCATGCTTCCCGCTATTAAATGACTCAACGGTCGTGCAGGGCCGAGCGTCACGTATGTTCGTGAGTCATGGGTGAGCACTGCGTGCGGATGAGTTGAGCTTGGAAAAGGCGGATAAGCATTGATGAGCACCCTTGTAGTGAAATGAAAATACTTAAAGTAGTTTACATGCTGTTGGAGGGTACAAAGTAGATGATGCTTGCACTTGGTAGTGAACTATTGATTTAGATTTGCATTTGGACGAATATTTTGATAGCTGAGTAACGATCCACATTTTTGCATTCACCAAGCACTTCAACTCACTTAACATTTTTCAAGCCCGCAGCTTATAAATAGAACTGCGTTCTCAGACACCCATGAGTTCCATATCGAGCAGTGGTGCTTAAGGCTCTTTTTATTCTCTTATCGTAGACGTTTACACACATACGAAAAAGCCAgcactaaatattttaattttacttacttatacatttttcaataataaaaaaatagtggtTGACATAATAATGAATTGACAATGCTGGACAAGAGCACAAGAGacgctccattgtttctcttaaACATATCTGCAGTTATCTCAATCCGTCAGCCTCATCTTAAAGGCGTGTGCCGCCCCCCGACAGTGgcctgtgagtattcccaccatACTCCTACAGTCCTTTCATTCGAGCGACAGTAggaattttgtgtatttctaGTCCACCAATTTACACATGGCTTCCACTGTTTTACACCCGGTATTTTTTATCAACGCGTTATGATCTTCCTCGTCAAGCTCCTGCCACGCACCTACCCCATCCaccattttcgagccatcctTAAACATATTTAATGTGTTGCAAGAGGCTGTCGTATCTATGCGCCAGCTATCTTTTCCTCGGAATGTTCTTTCCCAGTTGAGCAATGGGGTCAAGTATTTGGTACTTGCCCGACAGTAGTCGGACGGCAATTTGATTCGCCGTTAATACACCTATCTTCAAACCAAATATATTTAGAACGGGGATATGTGGACACAGACAGTTAACTTAAACAATGTATGTCAACCACtgattatttatcaaaaaagaaGAATGCCGGAAATTTTCGCAATAGAACTAAGCACCAGACACTGACACACATTAACAAAATACCAAGTATGTTTTTTCCGTCACAAAAACACTAATCACACTGTCTTGTCAGCCATTCTGCGTGGCTCTTTTTTGTAATCTGCATTTTGGCTCGTGCTGTTGCTCATCTCTATATCTTTTTTCTCTCTATCTGTCTGCGCCTGTTAATATTTCTACTAACTTCTTCAacttaataaaatgaatgataaaataacaacatttcTACTACAAACTTTTAATGCTCCACcctgtatattataaaaaccaAATGCAATTTGTCAAATCGTTCGCCACTCTCAGAATGTTGGCTGGGACTTGCCACATGGACACTCATTACAGGCACGCTGCAAAGATCTGGGCATGTATAAGCTTCTCGGAGAATCTCGTGTGCTCTGCTCAAACGGGCTCTGGGCACCGCGAATGCCATCCTGTGTACCCACAACATTACTTACAAATTTTTCCGATGACAGCGCGCCATCTATTCGCATCAAGGTTTTCAATGGCTCTGGAGCATTCGAGCCATCTGGGGTACTGGCCGTACTGCCGCAGAGTTCAATCTTATTGGATTGCATGTATCCACGGGTGCGGGGCATCCCCGATTGGACATGGACCAGTTGGTACAGGCAGTATATAAcaggtacatatatacaactatatatacataacaagtaaggaagggctaagttcgggtgtaaccgaacattttataccctcgcaatttatttatttaattttattaatataacgcacaatttgacccacatattcgccataaagtccattaaaaaaacaaaaatcagtataTGGACATTTCCGTCATGTCGATTGTCACACACATTTCAACTAAAACAAAtgatgaactaaaatgttttttaaatttgatagtgtgattttttaatagctcttTATTAACCCTACATTTAGTGATAAGGTTGATTTTTcaacgattttcattttcaagataattgcaaaaaaccaagccATTctcacgggacaaaaaatggaagtcgtttttccagacaacgattcaaacgccGATTTTTGCCaattcagcatttgggggctacacattacgttaatctggaagagatttcgttggtgaagccacaaagccttttgaaattcgcaacaagcgcaggcatcctaaaggatgattactTCTCATTAACTAAGTGACGGCACAcaatctggtatcgcaaaggaccaaaaatggtctatgtgtggctttttaGTCTACcagaataacctaacctaacctattttacgacaatcttgcaaatatgcgacaccattttcagtggcattcatggcatgcttacaattaattcacaatcagCTGATATTGCTACAATATTGCCAAAGACCATACCATTaccatattgcaaatttaccattttcatatattataattacgacgttaaatgagtaccactaatgTAAAAGTATCTATTTACtcacttaagtcaattttataagacaaaaataatttaaaatttttcaattccacacctacgatgtctcacgggaccaattttaagtagttactaaaatctcaaatattctgatttttgaacaaggttttttttattttaattgtataaaaattgactTTACATCCAAAATTTTGCCAGCTTTTGCGATAGGATAATAAGGGAGCAAAAACTAACAGTAATTAGCAATCGGATACTTTATTATGCATTTCATTTTGCTCTTTGTATCCTTATAAAGCTTTTACACAGAgcacaaattatttaataatatgtttctttaataattttctctGAAACAcacagtagaaaaatcgaaatgagaaaagtagctcctatgcgacttggctttcgtatatctcgtaattggttatgattaaatttagaattaatttaatataaataaactatgaatatatgcaaaaactttgtaattctaataatgtttaatattttgtctgtggtggaccttctggcgctgggtaattcatggaccgattttaactatttttgccacctagCAATAttctatccaagattatatgctcactcaattttgctgatatatttcacatattaaccgatatatatatggtattaagTCCAATGCAAGTTTGAAACCcgaaatattaggtatataggaactaggggatgttatgacccgatttcagtcaattttggcacggagacatattattagaaggaaaatattccctctgaattttttcaacATATCTGAGAGACAGATTATATTCCTATATTCgttcgttaaaaaaatttattagaagaactgaggtcctcatgttcgatacatggggccttgaaaacatatagtCCGACGCCCATTTAAAACTTTGTAAACCAATTTcagtgcagcacttctgtaccatctttaccatgaaatttaaggtttctggtgtttttccttaatgaattaaagcatttttagtagttttcaacataacctttgtatgggaggtgggcgtggtttaaTCCgctttctttcagttttggactgtataaggaagtggctaaaagaagcgACTATATagagtttggttaatataactgtagtagtttacgagatatgtacaaaaaacttaataggggccgccacgcccactttcccaaaaaaatactctcaaatatgccccttcctattgCGATcccttgtaccaaattttacctttataactttatttatggcttagttatgacactttatagctTTTTGGATTTCGTCATATTGTGGTTgtggaatatgtgtaccaaatttcattaagatatttcaatttttactcaagttatcgcttgcacagacagatgggcggacggacagatatccggatttcacTCGTCATcccgatcatttatatatacatatatccccatatctaactcttttatttctgtgtgacacaaacaaccggtaTGTgaccaaaactataatactctcacagcaactttgttgcaagggTATAAATACAGTTGACAACCATTAATGTGTTAAGGTTGTGAAGTTCATTGAACTATTTTAAACATTCATAGTCTTTTCTTAAATCATTTACACTATTGTGTGGTTTTTGTCTGTTCGATTTTTAGGCTGGTCACACGAAGACAAGAATCTACGATATCGCTTGACAATTAAGGACATACAAAACAGCGATTCGGGCACATTTACTTGCACTTCACCACGGGGCTTGACTAATAGCATTGCAATTGTTGTGGCCACCTCGACATGTCCGCAGCTACCAGAACCGGTGTCGCCGCTCACGCTACGCTTGGAGGGTAATAAGCTCGGACAGCGCGCCATGTATCGCTGCCCTCCAGGTTATCGCATCGATGGTGTTGCGAATGCAACGTGCTTGGCCTCGGGTAATTGGTCATCGCCGCCGCCCACTTGTCAGGCTGTGCAGTGTCCCCGTTTGGCTTTGGACGATCCACATTTGAGTTTGATCGAGCTAAATACGTCGGCGTGGGGGCGGGCGATGTTCAAATGCCAATGGGGCTTCAAGCTGACCGGCCCGCCGAGACTGGACTGTGAGCCGACGGGTGTGTGGAGTGGCCCAGTACCGCGTTGTAAAGGTGAGTAATTGtcataaagtatttaaaaaacgtTTGACATTTCAAGATGAAGGTGAAGTTTTTGAAACCGATatgttttgcaaaatttaatttaacttttatttattccaCAAAAGAAGCAACGAGTACCAAGCGTGTGAACATACTAAGTTAACGTTTGTAAATATGAGCTTTTCGGCAGTTAAGTCATTCGTAGAATCCATAGTcgacttcgaaaatatgtctgtATAAATTGTATTGCCCTATTAGTTCAACCTGTTGATGACCATTGTATTGTAGGTAGACtcagtaattaattatttttaatttgaagaaaAGGGATTTGAAAAGATGGATCCTTTACTTAATCCCTGTTTTACAAAATATCCCATCTTCTCTGAAGATCATATGTATAGGAGCTTTGGATGCTGGGATATATACGACTAGTaaaccactccggcttcgcacgggtttaaagaaacatttcaatagttataagtttttacacacttatacacactctcccatacatgtACTTAgtacaatttaaaaaagtaaaatgaggaaaatttgaacctgaaattatattttatttgcaatgagctaaaacttgattacgacctcttgtctttggtgtccgttgtctttctctctgattatgaagacgctgcacacgctccgtactcgactctcaagcgcgtacttggcaggttttggAATTGAAAGATTGAGATTCTCCATCACTGAGTCCTTTTTATAccttcacctgggaactattttcagaaagttgagattctagcagtaaatatagtatatgttaCTCGGGTTGAATGTAGCTTTCTAATGGTGCAATTTTTTgcatcggcacagtagtttttaagTTTACTCATTACAAAATTCCTCCTTTCCTCTTTGTAATAGAAGTACAGATTTTCATTGcaaatggttttttttttgagagTCATGAATATTCGAATTtccttatttacatttttaatttcggattcCAACGAATGTTGActgtatagtatataatatcAAATTCAGTTGACGTCTTTGTAATGCAACCTATGATAAGAGTGAAAAGTTACCTGATTCTAACAAGCTTCGTATTACTATATTTTGTTACTGACTGTGAGGGTAACCCAAAGGATAGGTTTTTGTATAGAGTCCACAGACATCCATTTATTGGCAAAAGATCGCAAATGCAGGAACACATAGTACGCATATCGACACTGATCCTTGCCTACACGTCAAAGGAGCCAACTAAAAACCAGAAGCACTGCCGAGTAGGGACTGCTTTTGGCGTTGTCAGCATCAGCATCATGCAAAGTACGAGAATAATTGAATTCTTTATTGACAACTTAAACAGGCGACGCGAGCGGTGGTTGCTGTGCGACAAGAAATGACCAGCGTCAACGCCAGCAGAGTTGAAAGTTGGAAGGCGACATAACCATACTATTCGTAccacattttcactttaataaACGCGGCCAGTAGCTTAATGTTTTCCGATTTGTGCGTCTCGTTTTGTTAATATtacttttcgtttgtttttagTTCTGCAATAGACATgtaaatttctttcttttcgtATAATATTCTATGCCATGTTTTCCCTCATTGTTTTTATTccgttttgaagttttttttttttgtaaatgcaacatacatatttcactGCATCATCGCCATCTGCTCTCTTTCTTCTCGCTTTGCTCTATCTTGCACTCGTCAACCCCATCATCTACCCcatcaaaatgaaaaatcacgcgcatgaaaaatgaaatttataatgaaACAGCCATCCAATGTTCGACGCCGGTGGCGCCGCTAAATGGACGCATAGGCGGCACCAATTTGAATCAGCGCCGTCTCACCGTGGGCGCATTGGTCACATTCAGCTGCAACGAGGGGCACACGCTGGTCGGCGAGCCAAGCATCATTTGCACCGAAACTGGACTCTGGTCGCATCCGCCACCATTTTGTAAGTAATACCCCAAGCAGTAAAACAATAACCAAACCAAAAAGTTGTtgttaaattgaaaatgcaGAAGTTGCGCGAATCTGTTCACACTCACTCAATACTCACACGCAaacacaaacacgcacacacacacagagagacctATGTATGTATCCGTTAGCTTTCAAGTACACATGCAGGCATAGTGgcgttgtgtgtgcgtgtgtgtgtatgtgttgaaaATAATTGGCAGAAGCACAAGAATTACGAACAGGCGAAAAGGGAAATCAAAAACCATGCAGAGTTTTGCGGTTCGGTTCAAGGGAAAATTGGCAATTTTCTATTTACCAATCTGTAATTTCTTTGCaacaattttaaacattaaacAGTTGAACAATCAATCGATGACTAATAAACCGTAATCAAAAAGCCGATTACTCGTCCATGTGTTTGCATGCATGTAGAAGCGTATGCGCCTATACgagtttacatatgtacatacaaacatatgtatctcAGTTAGCCTTTTATGAAGAAGTCTCATCAGTTTCGCTTCATTCTCTCATTCTATGTACAAATCTGTGTATCTCTTTACTCTATCGCCGTTTCATCGGCCGCTCACCTTACACCGGCAGGCAAATCGCAATGCCCTTATCCCGGCGATCCATCAAATGGTTTAATAGCGCCGCTCAAATTCAATTACGATTCCGGCGATTACCTGAGTGTCCAGTGTCGGCCTGGTTTTGTGCAGTACAGCGAGAATGGTCCGCCGGAGCGTCCAAAATGTCAACCGGATGGAAATTGGTCCGGACCGGTACCTAAGTGCCGCAGCTATGAGGAAGTGTAGCTAATCAAAATGGCGGACATGATGATGCCGGAGTCATCTGACGAGTCCACACAACTGCAGCAACACCAAAACAGCATGCTTCGTTATTAGCAACAGAACACAAGCTTAAAGGCCTTCAAGTAGAGGGTAAGAGGCAGAAACGTAGCATCAAACTTATGAATATGTATGGCCATAATCAACGAAGCTGCATAAATAGTAGACAAAAATTTATGGAGACCCAAACAGCagcacatacacgcacacacatcgTATCATGTAtggtatagtgtaccttgggGTAAACGGTTGGGACAAATACGAtgctcacacacacgcacacataataTACACGTATGGTCCACAAACATCTATTTGAAATCCACAAATTACTCTGCAGGAAATGAACTACTTCGAAATTGTTTAAGCATTGgctttttgagaaaaattactttgatataaattaaatagtttcACCTTCttctatatttataataataaacctAAAGTAAAATTCCAATACGCTCGTTTTATGGGCATGTGTTTATGTGTAATTCGCAATATTGCTACACTAGAGTGTTGTAAAATTCAACTGAAgggtaataaatgtaaaatcacAGAAGTTATCCGCTAAATTCTTTAGTGTTTTCAAAAATGTGCATTGAGTGAAATTTTAACAAGTTCTTGATGTGTTTATAAAATAATGACTTACATTCGAAATATTATAttgctattttgtattttaaaacttcaaaaGATCGCTTCtctaaatttctatattttgtgGTTGATATTTAATGGGAGCATAAATCAAATACGGATGGTAATGAATTGAAATAAATCGAGAGCAcaaattttgctataaaaattgtattctaaaattattattagctgTAATTGCAAACTGAAGTTCTTGTTAAAACATTTCCTGCAGGGTACGAATTTCAATCGAAATAGGTACACAATTAGTGAACTGTATAAGTTTTAATTACAAACCAACATACTACAACAATTATGTATACAGctatgtaatataatattgtttGTTGCGAATGATAAATATAcagcacaaaatatttataaatcttcagtGAGCGCGTTaactgataaaaaaaataaaaattttaaaatgtatctGTGTATTTGTAAAAAAGCTAGGCGTTTAGTGCAGAGTTATATAATTTGGAGGAAATGTTAATTCTTGCaaagaaacaattttttgcTCTAGTGTATTAAAGAGTATTTACTAGGATAAGCgttgttaaaatttaaagtaaaaattattaaaaacttatatttaaaaaCGGGTAATTGCTGATATATTTACAACACCTTAAATCGTATGAAATCAGAAAAaggttaaatatatgtacgtatattaaTTTGGAATATAGTATCCGTATATTGTGCAACATTTGTGCTTTTCATTATTGGCCTACAAGgtgctcataaaaatacatattctgtctcttaatatattgtataataaatctaAATTGCAAAGAGAACTTCCAATTAATGAAACTCCAATAAAATGAAGCGAAAAAATAAGCTTTAATGCTCTAGTGAACTAGTTCGACTGAAGATATCATTtctaattcaataaataataattatcagTAGCAATACCACTGAGTTCACGTGTTTAGGTTAACTCTCAAcagtaaaatattacaaaagtgATTTACGAAAACTTGAAATGAATTACGAGCAAAACCCAAACGAAACtgcaaatattcaatttataatttaattaatttaataatgaataaGAGTATTGTTGCAATAAGCAGTTAGTAGGCTTAtgcgtacatataaatatagcagtcatatatatcacatatgtatgtatgcacatatgaaaCTTCCAAATACTGCTTTTGAGTGCTACAAGTTGACCGCAAACTCATATTTCAGCTACTTAAATTTAAATCTGCACGAATTAGTAAGTTTTCCTTTCTCTCGAACACTAAacgattatattatataaataaatatctacttatatacacatatatatacatatatatatatatatatataagatataacAGTTAAATTGTCCAAATAAAAATGATATATTGTACTGTAAAATACACATTTAagcttatttatgtatgtatgtaagttatgCGAAAACGACGGAGAATTGAAAAAGTATGTGATCATTTAAAggcaaaagtatttaaaaagtaataacaatGTATTGTAATAGAAAGTTAAAATGAATTATAGCGAAACGAatacatattgaaaataaagtgCATATCTGAGGGAAGTGAAAGGAGAATCTGCACAAGTTTCATTTCACGCGACGAACACTAGAAAGGTAAGTTGTAAAGAACtgataatgataataaaaagaaaCTGACAACACAAACATATCGGAACGTGTTTAAGGAAATATCAAATACCTAAACCTAACCTTAAAACCTATCAACATCTCTCGAACATGCTAAACTACCTAACCCACTTCCTAGTCACATTTTTACTCCATAATTATAAATACGTATATGTACACATTTCCGCACTTCGTccattttctataatatatataacattcAACAAAGatagtttataataataataaaatatgtaattcaaACGACGTCAATTAAGTAGCATCTGAAGACAATAATTTGATCTCTAACTTGTTCAACTGAATTGTCGACACACCTGTCAAAGTTCAACAGATTTCCATGTCATGTTGTGCGTTCTGTAATCAAATACATGTTAAACGTATCAAACTTATCCTTTATGTGACAGAACTCATCTATGGAAGTGCTATCGCAATTcacattttgagaaaatttattataacggGGGAATTAGGACTAGATCAAGGTCTAGACCGATTTGGACACTATTTTGGGCATATTGAAGCTAGGTAAAGATCCAGTTTGAATAATCTATTtccatgaaattttattaagataacatacaatttgatctATATATTCGATAGAAAGCGTACCACTATAACGAAACtcattgtatatatgtagatatatagtaaaggctgaagtaattcctggATCGATTTCACCCATTGTCGCCAACATACTAAACGATTTTGGTTTTTGACTCTAAAGTAGCGACGCTACGGACATTATACATTTTGTGCTCCAATATGAATGAAACCTTTTAATACCATTTTTTGCCCatctttaattataatataattccaTAAGTTTTCGCACTCGATAATAGAACTTTTTCTCCGTGAGAGCCGTTGGTTGACATGGATTgtagttatttttaataactggATTCAgtagcaaataattttaaatttactcatATATCTTTCAATCGTCATCAGTTCTGCCCTTAAGAACAATGCGATAGTTTTAGT belongs to Zeugodacus cucurbitae isolate PBARC_wt_2022May chromosome 6, idZeuCucr1.2, whole genome shotgun sequence and includes:
- the LOC105217478 gene encoding locomotion-related protein Hikaru genki isoform X2 translates to MFPITAHENLQHLRHKPIWILFLLTFFIIAMGKTANATTENEQTTTPEPDASPGCKAPDIRFTVIRPETTTEQPYAKFETTQIYLPEDFTTSDAEFVERINIDLTARQPGVKDNKMSAIVNPYQVDLDDQHGLAGVHGDDTLAAIDDEEDEAEESEDGTPKRNQNRKLNKKRRSGSGRRRRIENENGQTRGRGSRYKRQVIHHDPDASPDTDKWSGGKLAAEGDVYYVHIDDILESGTPNAELRLKLHKLKGKNKTKNSTCTDAGTKEQCKQGLAKKKKKKASYTTLSKQIVDNKPVQNKEPNAKHYRRRGDSHEGKRGEQLMLNEELNPNQRYRRAALGALKQKPDMTVKASGSYNDLEANVNAAENSDLEAKRIGRDHNKTIKNTFNKMTDEQLLDDSDVPAVYGNETGAEALQRVKRKSGKTTGALSRPKGGGDSSSKTTSRKDKGIYDEEGGYAPVHPDETDEEEEEEEEEEIDIQQQFTEVSEIRFPGEIGPLGDRRLCKIRCVKGKWVGPLCATNEEDDNGNVKFQPLYKSCHVNRIPPHLLLSYRNISVNVGWDLPHGHSLQARCKDLGMYKLLGESRVLCSNGLWAPRMPSCVPTTLLTNFSDDSAPSIRIKVFNGSGAFEPSGVLAVLPQSSILLDCMYPRVRGIPDWTWTSWYRQYITGWSHEDKNLRYRLTIKDIQNSDSGTFTCTSPRGLTNSIAIVVATSTCPQLPEPVSPLTLRLEGNKLGQRAMYRCPPGYRIDGVANATCLASGNWSSPPPTCQAVQCPRLALDDPHLSLIELNTSAWGRAMFKCQWGFKLTGPPRLDCEPTGVWSGPVPRCKAIQCSTPVAPLNGRIGGTNLNQRRLTVGALVTFSCNEGHTLVGEPSIICTETGLWSHPPPFCKSQCPYPGDPSNGLIAPLKFNYDSGDYLSVQCRPGFVQYSENGPPERPKCQPDGNWSGPVPKCRSYEEV
- the LOC105217478 gene encoding locomotion-related protein Hikaru genki isoform X4, with amino-acid sequence MFPITAHENLQHLRHKPIWILFLLTFFIIAMGKTANATTENEQTTTPEPDASPGCKAPDIRFTVIRPETTTEQPYAKFETTQIYLPEDFTTSDAEFVERINIDLTARQPGVKDNKMSAIVNPYQVDLDDQHGLAGVHGDDTLAAIDDEEDEAEESEDGTPKRNQNRKLNKKRRSGSGRRRRIENENGQTRGRGSRYKRQVIHHDPDASPDTDKWSGGKLAAEGDVYYVHIDDILESGTPNAELRLKLHKLKGKNKTKNSTCTDAGTKEQCKQGLAKKKKKKASYTTLSKQIVDNKPVQNKEPNAKHYRRRGDSHEGKRGEQLMLNEELNPNQRYRRAALGALKQKPDMTVKASGSYNDLEANVNAAENSDLEAKRIGRDHNKTIKNTFNKMTDEQLLDDSDVPAVYGNETGAEALQRVKRKSGKTTGALSRPKGGGDSSSKTTSRKDKGIYDEEGGYAPVHPDETDEEEEEEEEEEIDIQQQFTEVSEIRFPGEIGPLGDRRLCKIRCVKGKWVGPLCATNEEDDNGNVKFQPLYKSCHVNRIPPHLLLSYRNISVNVGWDLPHGHSLQARCKDLGMYKLLGESRVLCSNGLWAPRMPSCVPTTLLTNFSDDSAPSIRIKVFNGSGAFEPSGVLAVLPQSSILLDCMYPRVRGIPDWTWTSWYRQYITGWSHEDKNLRYRLTIKDIQNSDSGTFTCTSPRGLTNSIAIVVATSTCPQLPEPVSPLTLRLEGNKLGQRAMYRCPPGYRIDGVANATCLASGNWSSPPPTCQAVQCPRLALDDPHLSLIELNTSAWGRAMFKCQWGFKLTGPPRLDCEPTGVWSGPVPRCKAIQCSTPVAPLNGRIGGTNLNQRRLTVGALVTFSCNEGHTLVGEPSIICTETGLWSHPPPFCK
- the LOC105217478 gene encoding locomotion-related protein Hikaru genki isoform X1; protein product: MFPITAHENLQHLRHKPIWILFLLTFFIIAMGKTANATTENEQTTTPEPDASPGCKAPDIRFTVIRPETTTEQPYAKFETTQIYLPEDFTTSDAEFVERINIDLTARQPGVKDNKMSAIVNPYQVDLDDQHGLAGVHGDDTLAAIDDEEDEAEESEDGTPKRNQNRKLNKKRRSGSGRRRRIENENGQTRGRGSRYKRQVIHHDPDASPDTDKWSGGKLAAEGDVYYVHIDDILESGTPNAELRLKLHKLKGKNKTKNSTCTDAGTKEQCKQGLAKKKKKKASYTTLSKQIVDNKPVQNKEPNAKHYRRRGDSHEGKRGEQLMLNEELNPNQRYRRAALGALKQKPDMTVKASGSYNDLEANVNAAENSDLEAKRIGRDHNKTIKNTFNKMTDEQLLDDSDVPAVYGNETGAEALQRVKRKSGKTTGALSRPKGGGDSSSKTTSRKDKGIYDEEGGYAPVHPDETDEEEEEEEEEEIDIQQQFTEVSEIRFPGEIGPLGDRRLCKIRCVKGKWVGPLCATNEEDDNGNVKFQPLYKSCHVNRIPPHLLLSYRNISVTPIPSIRGSRRNRTSKSTFISNTQINVGWDLPHGHSLQARCKDLGMYKLLGESRVLCSNGLWAPRMPSCVPTTLLTNFSDDSAPSIRIKVFNGSGAFEPSGVLAVLPQSSILLDCMYPRVRGIPDWTWTSWYRQYITGWSHEDKNLRYRLTIKDIQNSDSGTFTCTSPRGLTNSIAIVVATSTCPQLPEPVSPLTLRLEGNKLGQRAMYRCPPGYRIDGVANATCLASGNWSSPPPTCQAVQCPRLALDDPHLSLIELNTSAWGRAMFKCQWGFKLTGPPRLDCEPTGVWSGPVPRCKAIQCSTPVAPLNGRIGGTNLNQRRLTVGALVTFSCNEGHTLVGEPSIICTETGLWSHPPPFCKSQCPYPGDPSNGLIAPLKFNYDSGDYLSVQCRPGFVQYSENGPPERPKCQPDGNWSGPVPKCRSYEEV